One genomic window of Candidatus Baltobacteraceae bacterium includes the following:
- the efp gene encoding elongation factor P: MISSNDLRNGVTIVVDGNLWTVIEFLHVKPGKGSAFVRTRLKNVKTGTTLERTFRAGEKLERATVDNRSMQMLYNDADGFHFMDQESFENVTIQRDLIGGPADFLKDGMVVDVQFHDGTPIGVDLPAHVELKIVETDPGFKGDTATNTTKPAKLETGATVQVPLFVESGNVIRIDTRDRRYIGRAN; the protein is encoded by the coding sequence ATGATTTCGTCGAACGATCTCCGTAACGGCGTGACGATCGTCGTGGACGGGAACCTCTGGACCGTCATCGAGTTCCTGCACGTCAAGCCTGGAAAAGGGTCGGCCTTCGTCCGCACGCGCCTCAAGAACGTGAAAACCGGCACGACCTTGGAGCGCACGTTCCGCGCCGGCGAAAAACTCGAGCGCGCGACCGTGGACAACCGCTCGATGCAGATGCTTTATAACGACGCGGACGGGTTCCACTTCATGGATCAGGAGTCGTTCGAAAACGTCACCATCCAGCGCGACCTCATCGGCGGTCCGGCCGACTTTCTCAAAGACGGCATGGTCGTCGACGTGCAGTTTCACGACGGCACACCAATCGGCGTCGACCTTCCGGCGCACGTCGAGTTGAAGATCGTCGAAACCGATCCCGGCTTCAAGGGCGACACCGCCACTAACACGACCAAGCCGGCCAAGCTCGAGACGGGCGCGACCGTTCAGGTCCCCCTCTTCGTCGAGAGCGGCAACGTCATTCGCATCGACACCCGCGACCGCCGATACATAGGTAGAGCGAACTAA
- the plsY gene encoding glycerol-3-phosphate 1-O-acyltransferase PlsY, translated as MIAVAFILAFLIGSVPFGYVIGRFFYRTDIRTQGSGNIGAMNALRTLGKGGAAAVLLLDALKGFVPAFLANAYFGHVYAAIVAAGAVLGHCYSPWLKFKGGKGVATSFGAIFGLCWPAGLVAVAGWIAGAAITRYSSVGSMFGSILAPIALWFVTGSIVETAYGVFAAILIVFKHRDNIGRIRAGTEGPIRLSKPRPL; from the coding sequence GTGATAGCCGTCGCTTTCATCCTCGCTTTCCTCATCGGGTCGGTTCCATTCGGTTACGTTATCGGACGCTTCTTCTACCGTACCGATATTCGCACGCAGGGCTCGGGGAATATCGGCGCGATGAACGCGCTGCGCACGCTCGGAAAAGGCGGAGCCGCTGCCGTTCTGCTGCTCGACGCGCTCAAGGGCTTCGTACCGGCATTTTTGGCGAACGCGTACTTCGGACACGTTTACGCTGCAATCGTCGCTGCGGGCGCGGTGCTGGGTCATTGCTATTCGCCGTGGCTGAAGTTCAAAGGCGGCAAAGGCGTCGCGACGTCGTTCGGTGCGATCTTCGGATTGTGCTGGCCGGCCGGACTCGTCGCGGTCGCGGGATGGATTGCCGGCGCCGCGATCACGCGTTACTCGTCGGTCGGCTCGATGTTCGGCAGCATCCTCGCACCGATCGCGCTGTGGTTCGTTACGGGGTCGATCGTGGAGACGGCATATGGGGTTTTCGCTGCGATACTTATCGTATTCAAGCACCGTGACAACATCGGTCGCATCCGCGCCGGGACGGAAGGCCCTATCCGCCTGTCGAAGCCCAGGCCCCTATGA
- the der gene encoding ribosome biogenesis GTPase Der, protein MDTEPLSDVAGGALHPSTVAIVGRPNVGKSALFNRLIGQRLAIVEDTPGVTRDRLYALCDWRGRVFSVVDTAGIDPDADVAHGEQFAEATRRQAEAAAEEAEVVVFVVDAQTGLHPLDDDVARILRAKRRPIVLVANKAESPSAAASVHAEFSRLGFGEPVAVSAIHGEGTGDLLDRVVDLLPPEAPDATPAGELALAIIGRPNVGKSSLLNALLGEERAIVSEVPGTTRDAIDTLLTLHDRKIRLIDTAGVRKKPEAHGAIEYYSALRSLNAIARCDIALLVFDAMTGVTAQDRRLAGIAIEERKGLILVGNKWDLVREQGGDYSQGELANAIADLIPFARFAPITFLSAKTHRRLGSLMPVVNRVAENLDRRIATAPLNSIVRDAVLAHPAPAVGGRLFKIYYATQPATHPPLFIFHCNDPDLVVTHYRRFIENILRQHFDFEGVPLTLEFRPRRETDPEA, encoded by the coding sequence GTGGATACCGAACCCCTCTCCGACGTTGCCGGCGGCGCGCTGCACCCTTCCACCGTCGCCATCGTGGGGCGCCCGAACGTCGGCAAGAGCGCGCTCTTCAACCGGCTGATTGGCCAGCGACTGGCGATCGTCGAGGATACGCCCGGCGTGACGCGCGACCGCTTGTACGCTCTATGCGACTGGCGCGGACGCGTGTTCTCCGTCGTCGATACCGCCGGTATCGATCCCGACGCCGACGTCGCGCACGGCGAGCAGTTCGCCGAGGCGACGCGACGCCAAGCCGAGGCCGCGGCGGAAGAAGCCGAGGTCGTGGTCTTCGTGGTCGACGCGCAGACCGGGCTGCATCCGCTCGACGACGACGTCGCGCGCATCTTGCGCGCGAAACGCCGCCCGATCGTTCTCGTGGCCAATAAAGCGGAGTCACCCAGCGCCGCCGCGTCGGTGCACGCCGAGTTCTCGCGCTTGGGTTTTGGCGAACCGGTTGCCGTGTCGGCAATCCACGGTGAAGGCACCGGCGATCTGCTCGATCGCGTCGTCGACCTGCTGCCGCCCGAAGCGCCGGACGCGACGCCCGCCGGCGAGCTCGCGCTGGCGATCATCGGACGTCCGAACGTCGGAAAGAGTTCGCTGCTCAACGCGCTGCTGGGTGAGGAACGCGCGATCGTCTCCGAGGTTCCGGGAACCACGCGAGACGCCATCGACACGCTCCTTACTTTGCACGATCGCAAGATTCGCTTGATCGATACGGCCGGCGTTCGCAAGAAACCCGAGGCGCACGGTGCGATCGAGTACTACTCGGCGCTGCGTTCGCTCAACGCGATCGCTCGCTGCGATATCGCGCTGCTCGTCTTCGACGCAATGACCGGCGTGACCGCACAGGACCGCCGGCTCGCGGGCATCGCCATCGAAGAACGTAAAGGGCTCATCCTCGTCGGCAACAAGTGGGATCTGGTGCGCGAGCAAGGCGGCGACTACAGTCAGGGCGAGCTCGCCAATGCGATTGCGGACTTAATTCCGTTCGCGCGCTTCGCGCCGATCACGTTTTTGTCGGCAAAGACGCACCGCCGGCTCGGAAGCCTGATGCCGGTCGTCAATCGCGTAGCCGAGAACCTCGATCGCAGGATCGCGACCGCGCCGCTCAATTCGATCGTACGCGACGCCGTGCTCGCGCATCCGGCTCCTGCCGTCGGCGGCCGATTGTTCAAGATTTACTACGCGACGCAGCCGGCAACGCATCCGCCGCTGTTCATCTTTCACTGCAACGATCCGGACTTGGTCGTAACGCACTACCGGCGCTTTATCGAAAACATCCTGCGCCAGCACTTCGATTTCGAAGGCGTGCCGTTGACCCTGGAGTTCCGTCCGCGCCGCGAAACGGATCCCGAAGCGTGA
- the miaB gene encoding tRNA (N6-isopentenyl adenosine(37)-C2)-methylthiotransferase MiaB produces MPNIYIETFGCQMNEADSQYVADRAVSAGYAVTAVPEEADVLLINTCTVRDKAERRAYGRMNHFKSLKDAASHVRLVVMGCLAEQDRDRMQKLAPHVDAVFGTKELAQLGDQLAAWQPGFAENVDFSDDRSLLEPLGGTPDAIADAFSHLRAFVNVQRGCSYYCTFCIVPHVRGRFDHRPIAEIVDEVRAKIAAGAREVMLVGQTVNAWRDPVAGADFGDLCKLVADLPGLERLTFISPHPKDFSEKMIADLASVDCLNPRIHLPLQSASDAVLRRMNRKYTSAQFREKVDLIHRYLPNWAITTDVIVGFPGETEDDFEATLDYVRTDVFSNAFMFVYSIRRGTPAAQWEQVPKDVAAERFARLVAAQNASTRAYHDRKVGATVRALTCGTSKKDATKLTVKALDNVTVVVPKPADYDEAGYAATPWTDVRVDAARLWGCTGTILRRSASFDDGGRSVEAPVLSLL; encoded by the coding sequence ATGCCCAACATTTATATCGAGACCTTCGGCTGCCAGATGAACGAGGCCGACTCCCAGTACGTGGCCGACCGCGCCGTTTCCGCGGGCTATGCCGTTACCGCCGTGCCCGAAGAGGCCGACGTGCTGCTGATCAACACGTGCACCGTCCGCGACAAGGCCGAACGCCGAGCGTACGGGCGGATGAACCACTTTAAGAGCCTCAAGGACGCCGCTTCGCACGTGCGGCTGGTCGTGATGGGGTGCTTGGCCGAGCAGGATCGCGACCGCATGCAGAAGCTCGCCCCCCACGTCGACGCGGTGTTCGGCACCAAAGAGCTGGCGCAGCTCGGCGATCAGCTCGCCGCTTGGCAGCCCGGGTTCGCTGAGAACGTGGATTTCAGCGACGATCGGTCGCTGCTCGAGCCGCTCGGCGGAACGCCCGATGCGATCGCCGATGCGTTCTCGCATCTGCGCGCGTTCGTCAACGTCCAGCGCGGCTGCTCCTACTACTGTACGTTTTGCATCGTGCCGCACGTCCGCGGGCGCTTCGATCACCGTCCCATCGCGGAAATCGTCGACGAGGTTCGCGCCAAGATCGCGGCCGGCGCGCGCGAGGTCATGCTCGTCGGACAAACGGTCAACGCGTGGCGCGATCCGGTCGCCGGCGCCGATTTCGGCGACCTGTGCAAACTCGTAGCGGATCTGCCGGGCTTGGAGCGTTTGACGTTCATCTCGCCGCATCCCAAGGATTTCAGCGAGAAGATGATCGCCGATCTGGCGTCCGTAGACTGCCTCAATCCGCGCATCCATTTACCGCTGCAATCCGCCAGCGACGCGGTACTGCGCCGGATGAACCGCAAGTACACGTCGGCACAGTTCCGGGAGAAGGTCGATCTGATCCACCGGTACTTGCCGAATTGGGCGATCACCACCGACGTGATCGTCGGATTTCCCGGCGAAACCGAAGACGATTTTGAAGCGACGCTCGATTACGTGCGCACCGACGTTTTCAGTAACGCGTTCATGTTCGTGTATTCGATTCGACGTGGAACGCCCGCCGCGCAGTGGGAACAGGTACCCAAAGACGTCGCAGCGGAGCGCTTCGCGCGCTTAGTCGCCGCGCAGAACGCGTCGACTCGCGCGTATCACGATCGCAAGGTTGGAGCAACCGTGCGCGCGCTGACGTGCGGGACGTCAAAGAAAGACGCGACCAAGCTTACCGTCAAAGCGCTCGACAACGTGACGGTCGTCGTGCCGAAGCCGGCCGATTACGACGAAGCCGGGTACGCGGCAACGCCTTGGACGGACGTCCGCGTCGACGCGGCGCGCCTCTGGGGATGCACCGGCACGATCCTTCGGCGATCCGCAAGCTTTGACGACGGCGGCAGGTCCGTTGAAGCACCCGTGCTAAGCCTGCTCTGA
- the mutS gene encoding DNA mismatch repair protein MutS, producing the protein MSAAKYSPMLEQYFGMKGKHPEAILLSRVGDFYEAYGEDAETIARALQIALTSKEAGGGKRVAMAGVPHHALTQYLARLVQQRFIVALAEQLEVPQPNKLVRREVVRLVTPGTLVEEQLLDGKQNNYLAAIAAIEETFAVAYADVSTGYCAATAFGGESAYDDVLTELGRIGPAEVVADLPAGLRAAMGTAIENVGARLAAPVLGLVEARPRGAIEQFSHDESLAIHRALDALGAFVRRTGVTNGDGGLQTPQFYRSQTFLALDPATRKNLELTRAQGQNPRATLLATLDQCATSMGSRMLARWILAPLVDRDAIGKRQECVATLLEEHACRQAVREILRGCFDLERIAQKVRFRRAGPRDLASLRRTLDVLLPLRAVLPRAIVPMLDGIADFSGLLDDLQTTLVDEPPALLGDGGVIRHEANADLAECIALRTDVRSRLSELEERERERTGIKTLKIKYASAFGYAIEVSKSQAGSVPADYVRKQTLTTGERYITPELKDLELAISTAQSRQQRLETQLFEALVDRVAAQIDDLLQAADTIATIDALTSLAQCAAERGYVRPEFVEESVVGIEDGRHPVMEAVLRTNFVPNDLQLRDDGHRFILLTGPNMGGKSTYLRQAGLLAIMAHVGSFVPAKSMRLGIVDRIFTRIGAGDDLASGQSTFYMEMAEAANILRRSTHRSLLLIDEVGRGTGTLDGLSIAQAICEFLLGLEEWAPMVLFATHFHELCALTEHWTQVANYHITAVENTARGGAPVFSHRVQPGSSSRSFGIEVARMAGLPEAVVERAQEIADALSGHADVEAQVPLRKKMPKKPPQERQLTFLGGDSS; encoded by the coding sequence GTGAGCGCCGCGAAGTATTCGCCGATGCTCGAGCAGTACTTCGGGATGAAAGGTAAGCACCCCGAAGCGATTCTGCTGTCGCGCGTCGGCGATTTCTACGAAGCGTACGGCGAGGACGCCGAAACGATTGCGCGCGCGCTGCAAATAGCTCTGACGAGCAAGGAAGCCGGCGGCGGTAAACGCGTCGCTATGGCAGGCGTGCCGCATCACGCGCTGACGCAATACCTGGCGCGGCTGGTGCAGCAGCGCTTCATCGTGGCGCTGGCGGAGCAGTTGGAGGTTCCGCAGCCCAACAAGCTCGTGCGACGCGAGGTTGTGCGGCTCGTGACGCCCGGCACGCTGGTCGAGGAACAGCTGCTCGACGGGAAGCAGAACAACTATCTCGCCGCGATTGCCGCGATCGAAGAGACGTTCGCGGTCGCCTACGCCGACGTTTCGACGGGCTACTGCGCCGCGACGGCGTTCGGCGGCGAGAGTGCGTACGACGACGTCCTAACCGAGCTGGGCCGCATCGGACCCGCCGAGGTCGTGGCCGATCTGCCGGCCGGATTGCGCGCCGCGATGGGAACCGCGATCGAGAACGTCGGCGCGCGCTTGGCGGCCCCAGTGCTCGGTCTGGTCGAGGCGCGCCCGCGCGGCGCCATCGAGCAGTTCTCGCACGACGAGTCGCTGGCGATCCATCGCGCGCTCGACGCGCTCGGCGCGTTCGTGCGTCGCACCGGCGTGACCAACGGCGACGGCGGACTCCAAACGCCGCAGTTTTACCGCAGCCAAACCTTTCTCGCCCTCGATCCGGCGACGCGTAAGAACCTCGAGCTCACGCGCGCACAGGGTCAGAACCCGCGAGCAACCTTGCTGGCGACGCTCGATCAGTGCGCGACGTCGATGGGATCGCGCATGCTGGCGCGCTGGATTCTCGCACCGCTGGTTGATCGCGACGCGATCGGCAAACGTCAAGAATGCGTGGCGACGTTGCTGGAAGAACACGCATGCCGGCAGGCCGTTCGCGAGATTCTCAGAGGCTGTTTCGATCTCGAGCGAATCGCGCAGAAAGTGCGGTTCCGGCGTGCCGGTCCGCGCGATCTGGCATCGCTCCGGCGCACGCTCGACGTGTTGTTGCCGTTGCGCGCCGTGCTGCCGCGAGCGATCGTACCGATGCTCGACGGCATAGCCGATTTCTCCGGGCTATTAGATGATCTGCAGACGACGCTCGTCGACGAGCCTCCGGCGCTTCTGGGCGACGGCGGCGTGATTCGTCACGAGGCCAATGCCGATTTGGCCGAGTGCATCGCGTTGCGGACCGACGTTCGATCGCGTCTTTCCGAACTCGAAGAACGCGAGCGGGAACGCACCGGCATCAAAACGCTGAAGATCAAGTACGCAAGCGCCTTCGGATACGCGATCGAGGTCAGCAAGAGCCAAGCCGGCAGCGTTCCGGCCGATTACGTTCGCAAACAGACGCTCACGACGGGCGAACGATACATCACGCCCGAGCTCAAGGATCTGGAGCTGGCCATCTCAACCGCGCAGTCGCGACAGCAGCGTCTCGAGACGCAGCTCTTCGAAGCGCTCGTCGATCGCGTCGCCGCGCAGATCGACGATCTGCTGCAGGCTGCCGACACGATCGCGACCATCGACGCGCTCACGTCGCTGGCACAGTGTGCCGCCGAGCGCGGATACGTTCGGCCGGAGTTCGTCGAAGAAAGCGTCGTCGGGATCGAAGACGGACGCCATCCGGTGATGGAAGCCGTCTTGCGCACCAACTTCGTTCCCAACGACCTACAGCTGCGCGACGACGGGCATCGTTTCATTCTGCTCACCGGACCGAACATGGGCGGTAAGTCGACGTACTTGCGTCAAGCCGGTCTGCTGGCGATCATGGCGCACGTCGGTTCGTTCGTCCCCGCCAAGAGCATGCGCTTGGGGATCGTCGATCGGATCTTCACGCGCATCGGCGCCGGCGACGACTTGGCATCGGGTCAATCGACGTTTTACATGGAGATGGCCGAAGCGGCGAACATCTTGCGGCGCAGCACGCATCGATCGCTGCTGTTGATCGACGAGGTCGGTCGTGGTACCGGGACGCTCGACGGGCTCTCGATCGCTCAAGCGATCTGCGAGTTCTTGCTCGGTCTCGAGGAGTGGGCACCGATGGTGCTCTTTGCGACGCACTTTCACGAACTGTGCGCGCTGACCGAGCATTGGACGCAAGTAGCGAACTATCACATTACGGCGGTCGAAAATACCGCGCGCGGCGGAGCGCCGGTTTTTTCGCACCGCGTGCAGCCCGGCAGCTCCTCGCGATCGTTCGGTATCGAGGTAGCGCGTATGGCCGGATTGCCCGAAGCCGTCGTCGAGCGCGCGCAAGAAATCGCCGACGCGCTCTCGGGACACGCCGACGTGGAAGCGCAAGTACCATTGCGAAAGAAGATGCCCAAGAAGCCGCCGCAAGAACGCCAGTTGACGTTCTTGGGCGGCGATTCTTCTTAG